A portion of the Nymphaea colorata isolate Beijing-Zhang1983 unplaced genomic scaffold, ASM883128v2 scaffold0535, whole genome shotgun sequence genome contains these proteins:
- the LOC116245150 gene encoding uncharacterized protein LOC116245150 → MARTKQTARKSTAQKVPRKQLVAQKIARKSAPVTTGVKKPHRFKPGTVALREIRKYQKSTDLLIRKLPFQRLVREIAHEFKQELRFQSSAVLALQEAAEAYLVSLFEDTNLCAIHAKRVTIMTRDLQLAKRIRGDRF, encoded by the coding sequence ATGGCTAGAACTAAACAAACCGCAAGAAAGTCAACTGCCCAGAAGGTCCCCAGAAAGCAGCTGGTTGCCCAGAAGATCGCCAGGAAGAGCGCTCCCGTCACCACCGGCGTCAAGAAGCCCCACCGCTTCAAACCCGGAACAGTTGCCCTCAGAGAAATCAGGAAGTACCAGAAGTCAACTGACCTCCTCATCAGAAAGCTCCCCTTCCAGAGACTCGTCCGTGAGATCGCCCACGAGTTCAAGCAAGAGCTCAGGTTCCAGAGCTCCGCCGTGCTTGCCCTCCAGGAAGCCGCTGAGGCCTACCTCGTTTCCCTCTTCGAGGACACCAACCTCTGCGCCATCCATGCCAAGAGAGTCACCATCATGACCAGAGACCTCCAACTCGCCAAGAGAATCAGAGGAGACAGGTTCTGA
- the LOC116245142 gene encoding LOW QUALITY PROTEIN: uncharacterized protein LOC116245142 (The sequence of the model RefSeq protein was modified relative to this genomic sequence to represent the inferred CDS: substituted 5 bases at 5 genomic stop codons): protein LGSSAIGIKCAEGVVLAVERRLNSTLIVPESIEKIFEIDSHICCAASGVITDARTLIEHGRVEALNHRYTYLEPITVKALTQTISDLALNFGEGDPSSRKKPMSRPYGVALLIAGVDERGPCIYQTDPSGTMIEYKAKGIGAAEEENESGGCEEAGPVCSEGDNGGEDQQEQRGDDGDRQRPTAGGARLHGRHQALPGEAAMNVEAKDRYEKCERLGEGTYGVVFKARDSLLKDYVAIKKIKLENEDEGVPSTAMREIAILKELQPHPNIVQYIPIYLLVDYDLKKYMGEHKQSMTPYQVKLFLFQLCNGLNYCHARRIIHRDLKPQNLLIDKAGTLKIADFGLARAFSLPIKTLTHEIETLWYRAPEIFKVFQFHGTPTPAQWMNVHNLPDFKPTFPKFKGVNPEVYFKNFDKVALDLCMKMLQLDPARRISMKEALKHPYFNDVAHLTNEEIRNRIKMFEANMKQYKLETSKITHDSKKVDEALKDNRTKIKQNKQLPWLVSNVVEILDIEPEVDADGQMDLEEKPEDKCIVVKTSTRNTIFLPVPGLVDSAELRPGELVGVNKDSYILLEKLPAEYDSRVRSMELEEKPSEEYTDIGGLDKQIXELREAIVLPITHKEKFKNIGIRPPKGCLMFGPPGTGKTMMARACAGQTKATFLKLAGSNLVQMYIGDGPKMVRDAFALAKEKAPTIIFIDEIDAIGTKRFDNDKSGDREVQRTMLXLLNHLDGXLIQXXSFSPNDDIKVICATNRPDVLDPALMRSGRLDRKIEFPLPNEDARGQILKIHSRKMNHKEAARSTEDFNGAMLKAVCVEAGMNALRRGGSYLEHEDYVEGIMQVQAKKKSHLNYYA from the exons GGTATTAAGTGCGCAGAAGGAGTGGTCCTCGCTGTGGAACGCAGACTCAACTCCACCCTCATCGTCCCCGAGTCCATCGAgaagatctttgagatcgactCCCACATCTGCTGCGCCGCCAGCGGAGTCATCACCGACGCCCGCACCCTCATCGAGCACGGAAGAGTGGAAGCGCTCAACCACCGCTATACCTATCTGGAGCCCATCACCGTGAAGGCCCTCACTCAGACCATTTCCGACCTCGCTCTCAACTTCGGAGAGGGAGACCCCTCTTCTCGCAAGAAACCCATGTCCCGCCCTTACGGAGTGGCGCTTCTCATCGCAGGAGTCGACGAGAGAGGGCCCTGCATCTACCAGACTGACCCATCTGGCACCATGATCGAGTATAAGGCCAAGGGAATCGGAGCAGCCGAGGAAG AAAATGAGTCTGGAGGATGCGAAGAAGCTGGCCCTGTCTGCTCTGAAGGAGACAATGGAGGAGAAGATCAGCAAGAGCAACGTGGAGATGATGGTGATCGCCAACGACCGACAGCTGGTGGAGCGCGTCTCCACGGACGACATCAAGCGCTACCTGGAGAAGCTGCA ATGAACGTTGAAGCCAAAGACCGATACGAGAAGTGTGAGCGCCTCGGAGAAGGCACCTACGGAGTGGTATTCAAGGCGCGCGACTCACTCCTCAAGGATTACGTCGCCATCAAGAAGATCAAGCTAGAGAACGAAGATGAGGGTGTCCCATCTACTGCTATGCGTGAGATTGCGATCCTGAAGGAGCTGCAGCCACACCCCAACATCGTCCAGTACATTCCGATTTACCTA CTAGTTGACTACGACCTCAAGAAGTACATGGGAGAGCACAAGCAGAGCATGACTCCCTACCAGGTCAAGCTCTTCCTCTTCCAGCTCTGCAACGGACTCAACTACTGCCACGCCCGCAGGATCATCCACCGCGACCTTAAGCCCCAAAACCTCCTCATCGACAAGGCAGGAACGCTCAAAATTGCCGATTTCGGACTCGCCCGCGCTTTCAGTCTCCCCATCAAGACCCTCACTCACGAAATCGAGACCCTGTGGTACCGTGCTCCCGAA ATCTTCAAAGTCTTCCAGTTCCACGGGACACCCACCCCCGCCCAGTGGATGAACGTCCACAACCTGCCTGACTTTAAGCCCACCTTCCCCAAGTTCAAGGGAGTCAATCCCGAAGTCTACTTTAAGAATTTCGACAAAGTGGCTCTTGACCTTTGCATGAAGATGCTGCAGTTAGATCCTGCTCGCAGGATATCGATGAAGGAGGCACTAAAGCACCCCTATTTCAACGAC GTGGCGCACCTGACGAATGAAGAGATCCGCAACCGCATCAAGATGTTCGAGGCCAACATGAAGCAGTACAAGCTGGAGACCAGCAAGATCACGCACGACTCCAAAAAAGTCGATGAGGCGCTCAAGGACAACCGCACCAAGATCAAGCAGAACAAGCAGCTCCCCTGGCTCGTCTCCAACGTCGTAGAAATTCTCGACATCGAACCAGAAGTAGATGCTGACGGCCAGATGGATCTCGAGGAGAAACCAGAGGATAAATGCATCGTCGTCAAGACCAGCACCCGCAACACAATCTTCCTGCCCGTCCCCGGCTTAGTCGATTCGGCTGAGCTCAGACCTGGAGAGCTGGTGGGAGTCAACAAGGATTCATACATCCTCTTGGAGAAGCTGCCTGCCGAGTACGATTCGCGAGTGAGGTCGATGGAGCTGGAAGAGAAGCCGTCTGAAGAGTACACTGATATTGGTGGTCTGGATAAGCAAATCTAAGAGCTGAGAGAAGCCATTGTGCTTCCCATCACTCACAAGGAGAAGTTCAAGAACATCGGCATTCGTCCTCCCAAGGGATGCCTGATGTTCGGTCCTCCTGGCACAGGGAAGACCATGATGGCGCGTGCCTGTGCAGGACAGACCAAGGCCACCTTTCTGAAGCTGGCAGGCTCCAACCTCGTCCAAATGTACATCGGTGATGGACCAAAGATGGTCCGCGATGCCTTTGCGCTTGCTAAAGAGAAGGCACCCACCATCATCTTCATCGACGAAATCGACGCCATCGGAACCAAGCGTTTCGACAACGATAAGTCAGGAGACAGAGAGGTGCAGCGTACTATGCTTTAACTGCTAAACCACCTCGATGGGTAACTAATTCAATGATGAAGTTTTTCTCCCAACGATGACATCAAGGTCATTTGCGCTACCAACCGTCCCGATGTCTTGGATCCCGCTCTCATGAGATCAGGTCGTCTGGATCGTAAGATCGAGTTCCCCTTACCTAATGAGGACGCCAGAGGACAGATCCTGAAGATCCACTCTCGTAAGATGAACCACAAGGAA GCAGCAAGGTCGACAGAGGACTTCAATGGCGCCATGTTGAAGGCGGTGTGCGTGGAGGCAGGAATGAACGCGCTGAGGAGAGGGGGCAGCTACCTGGAGCACGAGGACTACGTGGAGGGAATCATGCAGGTGCAGGCCAAGAAGAAGAGCCATCTCAACTACTATGCCTGA
- the LOC116245143 gene encoding uncharacterized protein LOC116245143, with the protein MVKHNNVIPNVHLRKHWQRNVRVWLNQAGRKHRRLEARRARAAAIAPRPLDTLRPSVRCQTIRYNHRPRLGKGFTLAEIKSVGLGLQFARSVGIAIDHRRKNRSQEGFEANKARLTNYLSKLVLYPRHESHLVTKAKTGIVNDTPKVRFPFTQDQQTVATAPVVNVLPTLVKRVRSVSKLQLESLRKSSAYRSIRQEWNNQRNEGKRQKKAREAAEKNN; encoded by the coding sequence ATGGTTAAGCACAACAACGTGATCCCCAACGTCCATCTGCGCAAGCACTGGCAGCGCAACGTCCGCGTCTGGCTCAACCAGGCCGGTCGCAAGCACAGAAGACTCGAAGCTCGCAGAGCCAGAGCCGCCGCCATCGCTCCACGCCCCCTCGACACCCTCCGTCCCTCAGTCCGCTGCCAGACCATCCGCTACAACCACAGACCCAGACTCGGAAAGGGATTCACCCTCGCAGAAATCAAGTCCGTCGGTCTCGGACTCCAGTTCGCCCGCTCCGTCGGCATCGCCATTGACCACCGTCGCAAGAACCGCAGCCAAGAAGGATTCGAAGCCAACAAGGCCAGACTCACTAACTACCTCAGCAAGCTGGTCCTCTATCCCAGACATGAATCCCACCTTGTCACCAAGGCCAAGACTGGCATCGTCAATGACACCCCCAAGGTACGCTTCCCATTTACTCAGGATCAACAGACTGTTGCTACTGCTCCAGTTGTCAACGTCTTGCCCACCCTCGTGAAGAGAGTGCGTTCCGTCAGCAAGCTCCAGCTCGAGAGTCTCCGCAAGTCCAGCGCCTACAGATCCATCCGCCAGGAGTGGAACAACCAGCGCAACGAGGGCAAGAGACAAAAGAAGGCCCGTGAAGCAGCTGAAAAGAACAACTGA